Below is a window of Populus alba chromosome 2, ASM523922v2, whole genome shotgun sequence DNA.
TTCatctattttatgttttataacttctatttttatttttctagaaatagaaaaaaggaaaagtaaaaaagataatatggaaaaaacaataagaaaagaaGACATTTTGTTGAAtcagatattaaataaaatatattcaaaagtagttaaaaaaatattaattaattttttaaatttgaaggattgtctaatttattataaaaaaataaaaaaaatcataatttattcaaaaaattgaaTCTTTGACAGATGATGGAAGGATTGGCCTGTGAGATTCAATATCGGCTTGTTAGTGGTAATGCAGGCTTAGATATTTTGAACTTAAGGTCCATTGGACGCAGCAGCATTGCAAGCCCATTTTGTTTGTGTTCCACAAAACAGGACAAAAATCTCCAATGTTGAatgttaaaggaaaaaaaaaaaaaccctctaatCTTGTTTTCTGAgaaagattggaaaaaaaaaaattcatgtatttaataatgatattggaattatcattttaaaatatttttttattaaaaaaattaaattttaaatgatttttgatagttttgattAGAggaagggtgtttttttttttttaataccaaaatGGTTTTAGTCTAAAAAAATAGTAGATAATTTTCTATGGTTTTAATAGGATGATATAATTTGATTCTAATAAGATAAGATGATATTtgtaaggtgttttttttttcaaaatatttttcatctaaaaaaacatcaattgattttttataattttgatacatttcttagatgcttttttttttatatacatataattttaacaCGAGGGTGTTcttctattaaaatattttgatataaaaatttttttaaattattttttatttttattatgtcaatacacttgaaaaatacttaaaaaaaaatcaactcaataaGTTTTTCCaaacaagaaatattttaaaaatatcttaaacataatattaaaccTTAATCCATAATTAGTTAACCTCAATCACTAGTccaaagattaaagaaaaaaaaacatcaactatCCATTAAGTAAATCCAACATAGAATTCACCATGAAACCACAAAACAAGACAATAGATTAGTTTAAAGGATTCCACAACTTCTTACACATTAAATTACAAATCAAAAACATTTCGATTTAGTttactttaatatttagtttggTCCATTTCATTTTCTCTCAAAGCTTcctctttttccataatttttttttatatagaaactTTCCCAATTCCATAAGCCTACACCACACACTCATCTCTCTCACTTCACCCTGATGACATGAAATTTGttcttattcaaaatattagaaTGGATAATTTTAAtcatagattaattaattaattaaaaataacacattttaatattttctaagaaatggcaTAGATGTACAAGCTTTGCCGGACATTCCTATAACTTGTTTCGATGTCGCCAAGTGTTCTAatctaatatataataattgtaaattaaTACGACTAATTTGGCCTTATATAGGTAGATGCCATTAACATCAAAGATTCGAATGGTTTAGAGCAatgacaattttttattaataagaaaattaatttaattttagcaaCATCTAGATGGACTTAATGGTCAATTACAagttcaaaattctttttttttttttttaaataaaacattacgAGATAAAAAGAATCTTATAAGTTTAAGATGATAGTAAGCTAGttcaaatccaataaaaaaattatttaatctaaaaGTTTTATGTCCAAGTTTTATTACCGAGTTCTTAAATTCACATATGATTAACtctattcacaaaaaaaatcttacattgTAGTtcttaacataaataaataaacaatattcttatatatatatatatatatatatatatatatatatatatatatatatatatatatgaaaataacaagggtaattttatttttacatccattttttataataataataataaaaaaagagatgatgaCAAGTGACTTAACAAAACTAAGATTAGCAAGTATCAAAATTTGCACTTGTATATTTAGCATAATTTGTTGTATCCTATaagaattttaaagttaaacatGATTGAATTAAAGCAGTATTAGGatagataatctcataaaaatcaTTGCACATCTTAACTCACAGTATCTGTTTGTTAATAAAATCTCGagttaatgagtttttttcctCGTTGGCTCTCAAGAATAATTGTTTAACTGTTAATGGTGTTCAGAAATGTgtccatgatatatatatatatatatatatatatatatatatatatattataaacaatTATCCAAATTTatgctttcatttttattatattttgcatGTTTTGTCATGGTTCGGAATTTTGATCTCTTCCCTCCACGCTGATCCAGGCTTGAGTCCACTTCCCCCCTTTCCTTGTCCTTATAGGCCTAAAAGACTCTCTTCACAAGGAAAGTGCCCCTAAAACCAAAGAAATTGGCCTTTCCCATCAAGCCTTtgtctttttgaaaaattagagaTTATTAGGACTTTGACCAAGACCAACACTAGCAGTAACACAATAttagataatattataaattatatcttgaaattttatctgacagtttaagtttttagattgagATGGTTCCTTAACaaggtatcagagccttgatgaccaaacggtcacgagtttgaatctcaccatctctatttatttgataaaaattaaacacaatgtAATATGAGCCTGTGcaaatttcaagctcaaaagactttcacttgaggggatgtgttagagaatattataaattatatcttggaaccttacctaacagcttaagcttttaagttgagATGGTTCCTTGACACATAGTATAGTAGTTGCAGATACGGTgaacttttaagtttttgaaaaaaaaaaaaaaagaaattaaatgattagTGGCAAGAAACACCTCACCTCCATTTGAAAGTTAAATATTCAAGCAGTGGTCTCGCCTTTTCTACTTATTGCATGTACTGCATGGTGTATAGATTCCTTTGTTTATACAGTGAAatgtggttttattttaattataaatttaaaaaaatatttgattaattaatatatatcataattttacaTGAATTTGGTTGAAAAcctcttttaaaatattgattaagaaaaaactataaattatagttttttctttaacttaatttttttaaaactacaatcaCAAAAGTTTATTACAATGCTATACCTACTAATTATAGAAGTTGATAAATGATGATCAATTTATGAGAAgaaagtttttaaataattacgaTAATTCggatttaaaaatttttctttttgtaactTACAAAATCTCTTTACTATGAATACAATTGCACTCCTAAATAAAAAAGCGTACcctttctttttagaaaaaaaataaaaatggaaaccAAGCAGCCAATAGCCAACCGGCGAAGAAGGGAGCGAGAGGACGGCCGTTGAAACAGTTAAGATATTGAAAAACCTGTCGACCTCGCGCCTGCAAATACAACCACAACATAGTTTACCTTATTTATGGTGTCCCTATAGTTTTCAAGTTTCATCAAACCAAATTCTCTAATTTAAATCTGTTCAAATCAATCCCTCTTCCATCCCATTAAATTGTTACTAGAGCTCTTTTATCCATATTTGTCGAGACCGGTTTACCTCGATAGGTTAACCCAAAATCTAACactaatttaaaagttaaaccAAACAAGGAATTGATCCAATTAAACTCAATCAACTAGatctaaaagaataaataacatTGATTAAAGTttctatttcaaaattaattaagaaaaaaataaattgaattgatGTTTAAGGGTCGATCCAATGACCTGAGTTTTCAACaagtcaaaatataaattagatttgataattatatttaatgacaagactagcaaataatatgaaattatctaaatttaaaacaaaaggtcTGATTTAAATAGTTATACAGAGTAAAGTGACCGCTTAATgattttagtctttttatatattagttagTTCATAATAGAAGAAACCACCTTGAATCAGTCTTGTAACATATAGAACTCACGTTACATTGATCACATGTATATATTTATGGGATTGAATCACAAACCTCCATTTCACAAGGAACAACAACTTTCACATTTGTCGTCTTGCATTTGTCATTCTTCAGCCTTGCTTCTTTCCCTTGTTGCCTATTGCAATGACCCCTCCAagctccatgttttttttttttccttgttttttcctTGCTATTGCTGTCCTTTATATTAGGCAATCCAGAAACTCTTCATGGCTTTTGCTTGTGAAGCATCTTCTTTATCTCCCCTTTTTTTCTCCCCCAAGATTCCCCAATATTCTTGCAATATTCCACTCATTTCTCAGTTATCATCGTAGAGTAATTGAGCCCGGACTTTAATTCTTGATAGAAATGTTGTGCTTCTAGATTTCGAGCAAGTTGGATTTTGGAGGTAAGATAAAcactgattttttcttttcttttgatatctGTGATGGACTCTACTTTGTTTTCTATCcgcttttttttctatgaagttcTGTGCAGGGAGGGGATCATATTATCAAGAAAATGGCAACATCTTTGGAGGAGCTTCTTGCAAAGGAAGGGTTTAGAGGAAGGAGATCAGGGACAAGGGCAAGACCTTCATTCAAAGCAGAAGCTGCAAGTATGCCTCGTTACCCTTTCGGTGAACAAGGCAAAAGAGACTCTCCATCTGGTCCATCTATGCGGAGAATCAAGACCGAAAGGACAAGGTCTGACGTCACTCGGTATACCTTGAGAGGTGAATCACCAGGAAGTAATAGTAGTTTGGGTAGGAGACCTAGGGATGACCTggttaaaagagaaaaattagatTCAAGATCGAAGGCAGAACATCGTGGCAGAGGTTCGAAAGATGTGAAGGAAGATAAGACCCTGAAAGTTGAAACACTGGAAGATGTCAAGGGCAGTGAGGTTGTTGAGGATGGTGTAGAAGAAAATGGGACGTTTAAGGATATACACTCTGATATAGCATATTATTCAGAGAGAACTGAACGATCATCGAAAGGTAATGGGAGCAAGGAGAGGCAGAGAGAGGGGAAAGGAAAGGACAAGAAAGTTCCCGAGAGGCATCACAGCATTTCTaaagaaaatttagaaaaacactCGGAATTTAGCAATGACAACAGGAGAAGTGTGGACCAGTCTGAGGCGGTTTATGAAAGTTCGGTTAGAGGCTCAAAGATTGGCAATGGCTTTGAAGATGATCAGAGACCAAGGAATCAGAAAAGGGCACCGGCAGTTCCTGAAATTGCTCTTGATGAAGTTGCTGTTAAAGCTGTAATCTCCATCTTAAATGGCTATATCAAGCGTTTTTTCAAAGATGCAGAATTCCGAACCACGCTTCGCCATAATTGTTTCTCTTCACTTGCTTCTATCGAAATAGAAGAAGGCAACAGCATTGAGATCAAGGCCAAGGCCAATCTTCAAAAAGCTATTGAAACAGTGGAAAAGGCTGTTGAGGCAGCTGCAGGGACAAAGGATTTGAAAACAGCTGCTTTGCTACTTAGTGTGATCACAAGTTTGAACTCAAATGATCTGAAAGATGACTACACATCAGGAGCTCCAAATTCTAGGTTGTCAGCTTGTGCTCGCATCTACCTCAGTGTAATATACAAGCTACGAAAGAAGGATAAGGTTTCAGCTAAGCATCTTTTGCAAGTGTTTTGTGATTCTCCTTTTCTGGCAAGAACACTTCTGTTGTCTGAACTGTGGGACTATCTATTCTTCCCTCATCTTTCACATTTGAAGACTTGGTACAAACAAGAGGCAGGTCCTTTATTCAACACGGCAAGCAAGATTACGAAACTTAAGTTTCTTGACAAAGTTTATAATGAAGTTCTGGATTCTTGCACTTACCGATTTGCAGTTTACTACAAGGATTGGCTCACAGAGGGGGTGGAAGCTCCTTCTATTCCTTCAGTCAACATCCCTTTCATTTCACAGCAGGGAGATTCGCAAGATCATTCTTCAGGACCAGCTAGTCCGGCTGCTCCTTTCTCACCCCAGCCAATGGTGAGTAAGAAATTATACGATGCTGTATTTGGCCATTCAAGTAAACCTAGAGTTTATGATGCTGAAGAAAATTGGAAGGCAGACAACTTCAATAATGGTGCAAACAGCTCTGGTTCATCTCCTATTCAAGTCAAACAAAACACTGACAAGATCTTCCGAAATGGTCAAATATCTTGGTCAAGATATAGAATACCATTCCCTGAGAATTTACAAAGATAACACGTCCATTCCTGTGAGTATTTTCGTGCGATTTTCCGCATCTCTATAACGTTTCcttacatgatttattttaattatttgctttGTTAGTCacttcaattcaattttatgaGTTGCATATATCAAACATATTCGGATgatatttattgataattaacaTTTGGATGAGAAAATGGTAGTCCTTAAATTTATTCCTCTCACCTTCTCctgcaatttgtttttcatgctaTCAAGAATTTTAACATTTCTGCAGGATAAAAGGGCTCTTAACAGCATCTGACGAAGAATGGAAGCTGGTTAATGTGAGTGTTTCACCAGACACATATCTTAAAGATAACATTCGCAAATCCAGTGCAGGGCAAGTATCTGCTGGAGACACTCATTTGCTAAATTCATCTTCACATGCGAAAGAAAATGAGCTAACCCTCAAGACCCTAGCAAAAtctgttttcaaaattcaaCGAACTGAGGATTCTGGTGATCTCACTGTTTCAAACCTTTCACATTCCAAAAAGGTGTGATCTCACTTTTCTTGGTAAAATATACTGAATTCCTGACTGTTCTGCATTTTACAATCCTACAAATTTTTCTAATAGTTTCTTTGACTATCATGTTAAGTGCAGGCAATCAAAGCAAGCGCTTCTATCGAGGGTGAGTCAGAACATCTTAAGATTAATTATCCCTTTACAAAATGTTGATTGAATGCTCATATTGCACTCTCCCAGTGCAGGGTTGAATGGAAGTCGTGAATATTTTGATGAAGGATCCAATTTTGAAAGCATTCCAGAGGACTTTGTTTGCCCTCTCACCAGACAGTTG
It encodes the following:
- the LOC118032002 gene encoding uncharacterized protein; this translates as MATSLEELLAKEGFRGRRSGTRARPSFKAEAASMPRYPFGEQGKRDSPSGPSMRRIKTERTRSDVTRYTLRGESPGSNSSLGRRPRDDLVKREKLDSRSKAEHRGRGSKDVKEDKTLKVETLEDVKGSEVVEDGVEENGTFKDIHSDIAYYSERTERSSKGNGSKERQREGKGKDKKVPERHHSISKENLEKHSEFSNDNRRSVDQSEAVYESSVRGSKIGNGFEDDQRPRNQKRAPAVPEIALDEVAVKAVISILNGYIKRFFKDAEFRTTLRHNCFSSLASIEIEEGNSIEIKAKANLQKAIETVEKAVEAAAGTKDLKTAALLLSVITSLNSNDLKDDYTSGAPNSRLSACARIYLSVIYKLRKKDKVSAKHLLQVFCDSPFLARTLLLSELWDYLFFPHLSHLKTWYKQEAGPLFNTASKITKLKFLDKVYNEVLDSCTYRFAVYYKDWLTEGVEAPSIPSVNIPFISQQGDSQDHSSGPASPAAPFSPQPMVSKKLYDAVFGHSSKPRVYDAEENWKADNFNNGANSSGSSPIQVKQNTDKIFRNGQISWSRYRIPFPENLQR